Part of the Triticum aestivum cultivar Chinese Spring chromosome 4D, IWGSC CS RefSeq v2.1, whole genome shotgun sequence genome is shown below.
AACGCGACCGCCACCATAGGGAGCACCGTGAAAGAAGTGAAAAAAGGGAGCACCGTGAAAGAAGTGAGAAAAGGGAGCACCGTGGCCATTCTGATGACCATGATCGTCATCGCAGCCGTGACCATGATATTGAAAGGTACCATGTCTAAACTTCCATGGATTTAGTTATGTTAGTTCCACCATGCCTATTTCTGAGCTCTAGGTAACTACGTTGAAAACCATCCGTCTCTGTTACTCACGAGGCTTTTAATCTTCTGAAATTTTCCATGATGTAAAATTTGCTTGCCCTCGTGTCGCCCTTTCTGGTGTTTGTTTTAAAGATACTTTTTGATTATGGTCTATGGTGTATATAGGAATTCTAGCATTATAGGTTTCCAGGCCTCCGGGTATGCTTTGCTTGAGCCAAGTTCATCCTACCAAGTATTTGGTCAAGGGTTTGCTTGTTTATGTTTTGTCCAATATTGGCTAGAAAAATGGATAATAGTTGGCATGGGCACGCCAAAAGTTTGTTAACCATCCAAATAAAGACCACAGTTCTGGCTATGACAGAAAATTGTTAATGTTGGTTGGTATTTGGACACCAACCAAACACTAACAATACTCTGCACGTTGCCGCAAAATTATTTTTGAGATTTGATTTCTAATTATTGTATAGAATATATATTCATTCCTTAAGATTTGAACTATGGGAATTTCTGCAGAATTAGAAAAATAAAAACCTTAACATGAGAAGTTGAACATGCCAAAATTAATACATTAAGATTCAGAACTCACTTAAGAGTGCACGAATTAATGTATGTTGCGTTAGAGATGCTCTCATGTCCAGATCAGACGTGAACCAATCTAGCAAATCCAGCAGCTACAACAATTTTGCTGATGTGCATGCTCACATGCACAGCAAAATGGCTGTTTAATGACTTATGGGTTTTGTCTATATAAGGTTATGTTGATAGGGCTAATACTTTAGAATTCTTATTTTGTTATGTAAGGTCCTGCAGTATATTATATAAGATGTTATGTCACCTTTGTTTGGGAGAAGTAAGAAAGAACCAATCTATTGTCTTCCAAATATCCTCTCATCTAGTCTATGTCCATCTAAACCTCTCGCAGCCATGCTGTCTGGCTATCTTCAGCGCAGTAGTTATCCCATTGTGATTACAGGTTCACAACACATGTTCAAATTTGTCTAAAAAAGAACTTACTCATAATACATAATCTTGCTGGGTTCTATAAAATTTCACGATAGAAATGAGTTGTAGAGTCACGTTTTGGAGAGTGGAGTCCAAATTGACATCTTTCAAAGTACTCTAGGGAATATGCTTAACTTGGTGCGAGGTTCGCTTTTAATGTTGTTCCTTTGTGGGTGGCTACTTGCTGAAGGTTTATTGTAACCTTTGTGTGCATGGTGTTGAATTTTGTAAAATCTGTTTTCCTTTGCTAAAATGAAGGCTCTGTTAATCAATTGTTCTTTTTGGGACAGAAATAGCCAAGTCATGTTTTCTGGAGAAATGTTTTGTTATCACAGTAGAATGCTAATCTAGTATCCTCCATATACTCATCCTATCTTGATAACATCATCTTCTATACAAAAAACATGTGCTACTGATTCTATGAAATCTGGTGTATTCTGAGATAAACTGGTAATGCAGAAGAGACCGTGACAGAGATGGCCATCGCAGGCATCGCTCCCGCTCCCGTTCTAAGGGTCGTGAACGCAGATCCAGATCTCGTTCGCGTTCTCGTTCAAAGAGGTATGTGTTGAAACTTGAATCTCTTCCAAAGGTTTATTATCTACGTTTAACATGTCAGCATTCTGAGGAAGACAAATCACCATTCCTTTCGAGATCCGTCACAGATACTATTCTTGTATGCTTTTCTTTCATTGTTTGCACTTAAAAATCCATGCATTGGTTTCGTTCTTTCTGTTTGGATGTCAACTGCTAATACATTGTTTATCTGATGCAAATCTTTCCTGCATGATATGTTATTTGTTATATACATTATGCTGGTTCTATTGTGTTTCTCTAGTCTGCTATTTCCTGCTTGTTGAACTACTTACATAACTGCCTGCTGCCCTGAAACAGCAAGCGGGTGAGCGGATTTGACCAGGGACCATCGCAAGCCATTCCTATGGTTACTCCTGGCGCGACCCCAGGTATGTGGCAAACAATACTGATGTTTCTAGTTTTGCATTTTTACACATGTTTCTATGGTTAGGACTAAAAAAGATGATCTGTTAAGGAACTGCTAACCAGCTGTTATGCACAATTATATAtttacaataataataggagctTCTGGAATGACTATGTACATCCGTTCATTTTCACTGCAATATCTATCCACATGCTTTGCCGCGAACTTGTACTAAACAGCCAGAATGCAAATTATTGTTCCTATAAATACGGATCATCATTTATTTCAGAAATGGTAGCACGTTCCAGTTCGTAAATATTTTTGGTTCGCAATCGAACAAATTATTGAAGATTTAGCTTTTGCTTGCGATTGTCTACGAGAAGTCTGGCAACTTTCCTCTTTGGCTTGTTACCAGAAATTGACTGAGCTACGGGAATTGGCCCATTCTGAGAACTGGAGCCCTACAGTTTAGTAGCAGTGGATGCTTTGGAAGGCTTGGTAATGATTGTTGTGGGAATGATATTTTCTTAAGACTTGTAAATtttcgaaagggtttaggcttagtagaactaaaaccgagtacatgatgtgcggtttcagtactactaggtgtgaggaagaggaggttagccttgatggccaggtggtaccccaGAAGGACatctttcggtatttggggtcaatgctgcaggaggatgggggtattgatgaagatgtgaaccatcgaatcaaagctggaTGGATGAAGTGACGCCAAGCTTCTGgcgttctctgtgacaagagagtgccacaaaagctaaaaggcaagttctacaggatggcggttcgacccgcaatgttgtatggcgctgagtgttggccgactaaaaggcgacatgttcaatagttaggtgtggcggagatgcgtatgttgagatggatgtgtggccacacgaggaaggatcgagtccggaatgatgatatacgagatagagttggggtagcaccgattgaagagaagcttgtccaacatcgtctgagatggtttgggcatattcaacgcaggcctccagaagctccagtgcatagcggccggctaaagcgtgcggagaatgtcaagagagggcggggtagaccgaatttgacatgggaggagtccgttaagagagacctgaaggattggagtatcaccaaagagctagctatggacaggggtgcgtggaagcttgctatccatgtgccagagccatgagttggttgcgagatcttatgggtttcacctctagcctaccccaacttgtttgggactaaaggctttgttgttgttgttgttgtttgtagaAGACTTGTAAATTTGCATTTTATTCCATGTTTTATATGGAACTGAGTGACTCTTCTTTTGCTGTTCTTGGTTTTTGTatctttgtttgtttgtttgtttgttatgTTTTCATATTGGGTAGGAAAGCAATCTTGGACCACTTTGTCCATCATAAACCAATGGAAAGAGCGGACTACTGTAGCTTATTGTACAAGGAGAAAACAACTGGTTTGATATCTTGTTTGCCTTCAACTAGTAATCAGTATTACCTTATGGCTGTTCCATAATTATTGCTTTTAGTCCTTTGTCTCCTTGAACATGTGCAATCCATTCTCCATGTATTTTTATCTGAAATGGATCTATGCTAGATTACTGTGGATTTCCATGATAATCACACGTATATCTGTAAGGAATTGTTCTTTTTTGATGAATTGCAGGTCAGCTGCCCGCAGTTACCCCTCTTATTACTGGGATGCTTCCAAACATGTTTAATTTCACTGCTCCTACGCAGGTGACTACTATTTTCCTTTTAGATTGGGTTCTGTCACCACCAGGCAATCTGATTCACCCTGTTTTGTTACTTTTCTGGTGGTGACAGAATGAACCTaactctagtactccctccgttccataatatagtgcctatagatttttacaaaagtcaaacattacaaactttggtCATGTTTCtagagaaaagtaggtacatctagaataccaaatgcacatcattggatacatcgtgagttatattttcagaatgtacatgtttggtattgtagatatagacAATTTTTTCTgtacacttggtcaaagttggcaaagtttgactttcaaaaaaatctataggcactacattgtggaatggagggagtatttgatatGTTTCTActcataattttttttcttctatttgcaTCAGTTCAATCCTCTAGTTATGCAACCACAGGCCATGACACAACAGGTATATGACTTTTCTTATTGCTTGTCTCCATCATATTTTAGTTTTGTTCTGTGATATAACGTCATGGCTAACCACCCTTATCCTAGGCTACCCGGCATGCTAGGCGTGTTTATGTTGGTGGACTTCCACCAACTGCCAATGAGCAGGTAATTACTTGATTAACTTGTTTGTTTTCTTGACGGCCTATCCTTTTTTGGTCTGCGCTTTGTATTAATTTTGTATTCTTTCTGCAGACAGTTGCTATATACTTCAATCAAGTTATGGCTGCTATTGGAGGAAACACAGCTGGTCCTGGTGATGCTGTTCTTAATGTATACATAAACCATGACAAgaaatttgcttttgtggagatgAGGTCTGTGGAGGAAGCAAGCAATGCAATGGCCTTAGATGGTATAATGTTTGAGGGAGCACCGGTCAAAGTTAGAAGGCCAACAGACTATAATCCTTCCCTGGCTGCTGCACTGGGTCCAAGCCAGCCAAACCCTAATCTAAATCTTGGTGCTGTTGGCTTGACACCTGGCTCAGCTGGAGGTTTAGAAGGCCCTGATCGCATCTTTGTGGGTGGCCTCCCGTACTACTTCACCGAGGCTCAAGTGCGGGAGTTGCTTGAATCCTTTGGACCGTTGCGAGGATTTGATCTTGTGAAGGATAGGGAGACAGGCAACTCGAAAGGATATGCCTTCTGTGTATACCAGGATCTTAATGTCACCGACATTGCCTGTGCTGCCCTGAATGGTATCAAGATGGGAGACAAGACCCTCACTGTTAGGCGAGCAAATCAAGGCACTTCTCAACCAAGGCCAGAGCAAGAAACCATCCTGTTGCACGCACAACAACAAGTGCAGATGCAGGTACACTCAGCTGTTGAAAATATATATTTTACAAAATGACGGTGAGTTTATATTTCCCTTCCAAATTTTGATCGTTGCTTTCTGACAGAAACTCGTGCTACAAGTTGGAGGGGCTCTACCGACAAAGGTAGTATGCCTGACCCAGGTGGTTTCAGCAGATGAACTGAGAGATGATGAGGAATACGaggatattttggaagacatgagGGAAGAAGGGCGCAAATATGGTAAACAAAATGAAATCCATGGACTTGCCTTCATCTTGTTTTGAACCCTTTTGCATTCTGTTATCATTGTGTTCAGTTACTGAACTTAATTTGTTTTGTGTGTTGTCTTTttgtgtgtcttttttgtagtcCACATAAATGCCATTGCAGAGTCTTTTATAGTCCAACCCCATGCAATATTGGCAATCGGGCTTAACCTACAGAAGACACACTATTCTTTTCCAATTGGATATGATTGATCATATATCATGTATTTCTTGTTTATGTATGTACTCACTAACACTTGGACAGGTAACTTGGTTAAAGCTGTCATCCCACGACCTGACCCCAGCGGCGCTGCTGTTCCTGGAGTTGGAAAGGTGAGTTCTGATTTGATCATACTCAGTACTGATGCGTTGAGCAGGAACAAAATTATTTTGATCCGTGGACTTTGTTGTCCGCGTTGCAGGTGTTTCTGGAATATGCAGATATCGACGGCTCGACCAAGGCGAAGGTCGGGATGCATGGCAGGAAGTTTGGCGGGAACCAGGTGGTGGCCGTGTTCTATCCTGAAAACAAGTTTGCTGATGGAGATTACGATGATTAGATGAAGTCCTCTGCTCAGTTCACACCCATATCATGCTTTTGCTTAGTTTTCAAATTGAATCCTTTTTTAATCTGTTTGTGGAACCGTCTGCTCGATATATGGTATAATTTTATTTGTCAAGTACATGTACCGCTGCTGCCCTTGCCTACAAGTACTGTATCCAAACTTGATCAGTGCTGGTATCTTCCCCTTACTGCATGCGGGAAAGGATATATAATGACTTATATTATGCTACTTCCTCTGGTCACTTTTGTAAGACCTTTTAGACATTTAAGACAACAC
Proteins encoded:
- the LOC123097035 gene encoding splicing factor U2af large subunit A isoform X1; protein product: MAEYEERYEGNAAAAVTGGSPPTKPSGFSDQPDGRSQQEVQSHEGSSSKSRERDRGREKDKDTERDREHGRDRERGRDKDRERDRGDRDRERDRHHREHRERSEKREHRERSEKREHRGHSDDHDRHRSRDHDIERRDRDRDGHRRHRSRSRSKGRERRSRSRSRSRSKSKRVSGFDQGPSQAIPMVTPGATPGQLPAVTPLITGMLPNMFNFTAPTQFNPLVMQPQAMTQQATRHARRVYVGGLPPTANEQTVAIYFNQVMAAIGGNTAGPGDAVLNVYINHDKKFAFVEMRSVEEASNAMALDGIMFEGAPVKVRRPTDYNPSLAAALGPSQPNPNLNLGAVGLTPGSAGGLEGPDRIFVGGLPYYFTEAQVRELLESFGPLRGFDLVKDRETGNSKGYAFCVYQDLNVTDIACAALNGIKMGDKTLTVRRANQGTSQPRPEQETILLHAQQQVQMQKLVLQVGGALPTKVVCLTQVVSADELRDDEEYEDILEDMREEGRKYGNLVKAVIPRPDPSGAAVPGVGKVFLEYADIDGSTKAKVGMHGRKFGGNQVVAVFYPENKFADGDYDD
- the LOC123097035 gene encoding splicing factor U2af large subunit A isoform X2, whose amino-acid sequence is MAEYEERYEGNAAAAVTGGSPPTKPSGFSDQPDGRSQEVQSHEGSSSKSRERDRGREKDKDTERDREHGRDRERGRDKDRERDRGDRDRERDRHHREHRERSEKREHRERSEKREHRGHSDDHDRHRSRDHDIERRDRDRDGHRRHRSRSRSKGRERRSRSRSRSRSKSKRVSGFDQGPSQAIPMVTPGATPGQLPAVTPLITGMLPNMFNFTAPTQFNPLVMQPQAMTQQATRHARRVYVGGLPPTANEQTVAIYFNQVMAAIGGNTAGPGDAVLNVYINHDKKFAFVEMRSVEEASNAMALDGIMFEGAPVKVRRPTDYNPSLAAALGPSQPNPNLNLGAVGLTPGSAGGLEGPDRIFVGGLPYYFTEAQVRELLESFGPLRGFDLVKDRETGNSKGYAFCVYQDLNVTDIACAALNGIKMGDKTLTVRRANQGTSQPRPEQETILLHAQQQVQMQKLVLQVGGALPTKVVCLTQVVSADELRDDEEYEDILEDMREEGRKYGNLVKAVIPRPDPSGAAVPGVGKVFLEYADIDGSTKAKVGMHGRKFGGNQVVAVFYPENKFADGDYDD